The stretch of DNA GTTGACCAGGGCGAGCGCGTCCCACGGCGCGGGCAGGTCATCGATCGAATAGAAGGTTCCGCCGAGAAAGGTCAGCGGCGTGAGGATCAGGAGCGGGATGATGCCGAGCTTCTCGAAACTGTCAGCCCAGATGCCGAGGATGAAGCCGAACAGCGAGAAGCTCGCCGTCACCAGCACGATGAAACCGACCGCCCAGAACGGGTGGACGATGGTGTAATCGACGAAGAAGGTCGCGGTCAGCAGGATGATGCCCGCAAGGATCAGCCCCTTCGTCGCCGCCGCCCCGACGAAGCCGATCAGCGTCTCGGCCACGCCCACGGGCGCGGAGAGCAGTTCGTAGATCGTGCCGGTGAAGCGCGGCATATAGATGCCGAAGGAGGAATTGCTGGTCGTCTCTCCCAGCAGGGTCAGCATCAAGAGGCCGGGGATGATGAAGGCGCCGTAGGGCACGCCGCCGATGGGCTCCATCCGCCCGCCGATCACCGTGCCGAAGACGATGAAATAGAGCGAGGTCGTCAGCACCGGGGAGAGGATCGACTGGAAAGCGGTGCGAAAGGCGCGCATCAGCTCGCGGCGATAGATCGACCAGGCCCCGCGCGCGTTGAAGGAGAAACTCATGCGCCCTGCCCTTCGGCCACCAGCGAAACGAAGATGTCCTCGAGCGAGCTGTCGTGGATGTCGATGCCGACATAATCGATGCCGGCAGCGACCAGCGCCTTGGTCAAATCGGCGATCTCGGCCCGTCCCCGGCCCTTGCCGTCGCCGCCGCGATAGACCAGTTCGCGGCCCTCGGCCCTGACCTCGACCGGGAAGGCCCGGATCGCATCGGGCAGCGCGCCCAGCGGTTCGGCGAGCGCGATGACAGCCTCGGTCGTGCCGAGCCGCTCCATGATGGTCTCCTTGTCCTCGACCATGAGGATGCGGCCGCCGCGAATGATGCCGACGCGGTCGGCCATTTCCTCCGCCTCCTCGATATAATGCGTGGTCAGGATGATCGTGACGCCCTGTTCGCGCAGCGCCGCGATCTGGTCCCACATCCCCTTGCGCAGTTCGACGTCCACCCCCGCAGTCGGCTCGTCGAGAAACAGGAGTTCGGGTTCGTGGGCCAGCGCCTTGGCGATGAGGACGCGGCGCTTCATACCCCCCGACAGCTCGCGGATTTGCGCCGAGCGTTTCTCATAGAGGCTGAGGGATTGCAGGATCTCGTCGATTTTCGCCTTGTCCGGCGAGCGCCCGAACAGCCCGCGCGAATAGGCGACCGCGTGCTGGACCTGTTCGAACATATCGGTCGACAATTCCTGCGGGACCAGCCCGATCCGCCGACGCGCCACGCGCCAGTCGCTTGCCATGTCGTATCCGAAGGCGGTGATCGTCCCCGAAGTCGGCCGCACGAGCCCGCAGACCGCTCCGATCAGCGTTGTCTTGCCCGCGCCGTTGGGGCCAAGCAGGGCGAAGATTTCGCCGCGCCGGATCTCAAGGTCCACGCCGTCGAGCGCGCGCACGCCGCCCTTGTAGACCTTTGAGAGATTCTCGATTTTCAGGATGGGTTCGCTCACGCCCCCGGTGTGGCAGGGCGGCAGCGGATTGCAACCCGCGAGCGTCAACCGCCGGGCAGGAGAAGCGAAGAGTCGCCGTACGAATAGAAGCGGTAGCGCTGCTCGATCGCGTGGGCATAGGCCGCCATCATGCGCTCGCGGGTCATCAGGGCGCTCACCAGCATCATCAGCGTCGATTTGGGCAGGTGGAAATTGGTCATCAGCCCGTCGACCGCGTTGAAGGTGTAGCCGGGCGTGATGAAGATGTCGGTGTCGCCCTCGAAGGGCGCGATGGTGCGGTCGGGACGGGCGGCGCTTTCGAGCAGGCGCAGCGACGTCGTGCCGACCGCGACGATCCGCTTGCCCGCTGCCCGCACGGCGTTGAGACGCTCGGCCACGTCGGGGCGGATCACGCCGAATTCCGCGTGCATCTGGTGGTCGTCGGTGTCCTCGGCCTTGACCGGGAGGAAGGTCCCCGCGCCCACGTGCAGTGTCAGCGTTTCGCGGAGGATGCCGCGCTCGTCGAGCGCATCGACCAGCCTTTGCGTAAAATGGAGCGAGGCGGTGGGCGCCGCCACCGCACCGTCCTTCGCCGCGAACATGGTCTGGTAATCCTCGCGGTCGGCCTCGTCGATCGCGCGCTTGGACGCGATGTAGGGCGGCAACGGCATGGTCCCGGCGCGGTCGAGCAGGACCTCGACCGGTTCCTCGCCCTCGAAGAACAGCGTGACCGAATCGTCACCGTGGCGTGCCTCGGCAATCGCGGTGACACCGCCGCCGAAGACCAGCGCGTCGCCTTCCTTCACCCGTTTCGCGTTCTTGAGGAATGCCTGCCAGCGGCGAAGGTCGATCCGCTTGTGGAGAGTCGCGCCGATCTTCGCCTCGCCGTCCCTGCGCCGCCCTTCGAGCTGGGCCGGGATGACGCGTGTGTCGTTGAAGACGAGGACATCGCCCGGCTCGAGCAGGTCCGGCAAGTCGAGGACGCCCTTGTCTTCCATCGGGGCGGCGGGGTCCGTCCCGCGCACGAGCAGCATTCGCGCCGCATCGCGCGGCCGCACCGGCCGCAGGGCGATGAGGTCCTGGGGAAGATCGAAATCGAAGAGGTCGACACGCATGGCGCGCCGATTAGCCGCATTGGCGCGCGGCGCAAGGCCGATTCGCGCCCCCAGCGGCCCTTACTGCTGGACGGGCGCGCTCAGCATATCGGCGGTGATGTCCTGCTCCATCGCGGGCGGGGCGGTGATCGCGGGCGGCGGCACGTTGTCGGAGGCGATCGATGCCTGCAGGATGCGGGTCGGGTTCTGCGGCGGCTCGCCCCGCTGGATCGCGTCGACTGCGGCGATGTTGTCGATCACCCGGCCGAAGTTGGTGTAGCGCTTGTCGAGGCTGAAACGCGGGTAGAACACGATGAAGAACTGGCTGTTCGCGCTGTTCTCCTCGTTCGCGCGGGCCATCGAAACGGTCCCGCGCACGTGCGGCATGGCGTTGAACTCGGCCTCGAGGTCGGGAAGGTCGGACCCGCCCTGCCCGGTCCCGGTCGGATCGCCGCCCTGGGCCATGAAACCGTCGATCACGCGGTGGAAGATCACCCCGTCGTAAAAGCCCTGCCGGGTCAGCGTCTTGATCCGTTCGACGTGTTTCGGCGCCCAGTCGGGCATCAGCCGGATCGCGACTCTCTCGCCGTTCGACAGGTCGAGCAGCCAGATGTTCTCGCGGTCCTCGTTCATGTCGTAATTGACCTTTTCGTAGAGGCGCGGGCCGGCAGGCGCGACTTCCTCGCGCTCCTTGGCGGCTTCGCCGGTCGTCATGTCCTGCGCGCGGGCAGGCGAAGGGGCGAGCAGCGCGGCAAAAGCGGCCGCGAGCAGCACGAAAAGAACGGCGGTGCTCTGCAGGGTTCTGGGAATGGACACGGGTGTTTTAACTTCCTTGTTCGGGCGCGTTCCTTAACGGCGCGCGCCTGACACTTCAATGAATGATCCCGTGCGCCGCCCTCGCGCGGTCAGTAATCGCCCTTGAGCCCGATCCGCTTGACCCGCTCCAGCACTTCGGACTCGACCTCGGCACTGACGAAGCGGGAGATGTCACCGCCATAAAGCGCGATTTCCTTGACCAGTTTCGACGCGATCGGCTGGAGCGAGACGTCAGCCATGAGGAAGACCGTCTCGATTTCCTCGTCCAATTGCTGGTTCATGCCCGCCATCTGGTATTCGTATTCGAAATCCGCCACCGCGCGCAGGCCGCGGATGATGACGGAGGCGCCCTGCTTCTGCGCGAATTTCACCAGCAGCGCATTGAAGCCGACGACTTCGACATTGTCGAGGCCCATGGCGGCGACCTCGCGCTCGACCATGGCGAAGCGTTCCTGCGTCTCGAACATGGGGTTCTTCGACGGATTGGTGGTGACCCCGATGATCAGCCGGTCGACCAGTTTCGCGCCGCGCCGGATGATGTCGGCATGGCCTTTCGTGATGGGATCGAAAGTCCCGGGATATATCCCGACGCGGGTACTCATTGCCCGGTCCTTTCCCATTCGAACGCGCCCCGGTCTGCGCCCGGTTCGGTGTAGATCGTCAGCATTTCCTGAGCCGGGCTGTCCGGAAGCGCATAGCTGCCGCCCTGCCCCTCGACGAAGCCGCGTTCGAGCGCCGCGGCGCGCATCGCCTCGACGCAGTCCATCGGCGCGGAAAAGGCGAGCATCTGGCGGAAACCCTCGGCATCGGTTCGCTTGTAGGAACCGACGACGGCGACATCCTCGCAGGTCTCGACCCCGAAATTGTCCATGACGAGGATGATCTGCTCCTCGAGCACGTCGGGCCGCGCCTCGCCCGGCTCCTCGCCGGGGATGAGCACGAACAGGACGACGGCGATCACCACGGCGAGCGTGATGTAGATGGCATAGAGCGGCGCTTTCATGGGCGGTGCTCCTCTCCCGGGCCTGCGGCCCTGTCTTGATTGAATTGTATCATGGGATGGTTCGTAAGCTTTCCTCGCCGCTCCGGCTAGCTCACCGGTCGCGTTCCACGATGAATCGGGCGAGTGCGCGCAGCGTGTCGGCTTCGCTGCCGTGGCTGGCGAGGTGCGAAATCGCCTGGTCGACCAGAGCGCGGGCCTGTTCGCGGGCCTTGTCGACGCCCATCAGCGTGACGAAGGTCTGCTTGCCCTGCACCTCGTCCTTGCGCAGCGCCTTGCCCGCCTTTTCCTCGTCGCCGGTCACGTCGAGCAGGTCGTCGGCGATCTGGAAGGCAAGCCCGATGTCGCGCGAATAGGCGCGCAGGTGCGCGCGCGCGCTGTCGGGAACCCGCCCGAGGATCGCGCCCATCTCGACGCTCGCGCCGAGCAGCGCACCGGTCTTCAATTGCTGGAGCCGCGTGACTGCGCTGAGGTCGTAGTCCACGCCCTCCTCGTCGGCGACCATGTCCATCATCTGTCCGCCGGCCATGCCGTTCATGCCCGAGGCGTGGCCGAGCGTCGCGATCAGCTCGCTGCGCACGAAGGGGTCCGAACTGGTGTCGGGATCGGCAAGGATGTCGAAGGCGAGCGCGTGGAGCGCGTCGCCTGCCAGCACCGCAGTCGCCTCGTCATAGACGCGGTGAACGGTCGCCTTGCCGT from Erythrobacter sp. encodes:
- a CDS encoding ABC transporter permease gives rise to the protein MSFSFNARGAWSIYRRELMRAFRTAFQSILSPVLTTSLYFIVFGTVIGGRMEPIGGVPYGAFIIPGLLMLTLLGETTSNSSFGIYMPRFTGTIYELLSAPVGVAETLIGFVGAAATKGLILAGIILLTATFFVDYTIVHPFWAVGFIVLVTASFSLFGFILGIWADSFEKLGIIPLLILTPLTFLGGTFYSIDDLPAPWDALALVNPIAFLVSGLRWTFYGVSDVSIVVSLGLTLAFLAACIAVIAVIFRTGWRLRE
- a CDS encoding ABC transporter ATP-binding protein — protein: MSEPILKIENLSKVYKGGVRALDGVDLEIRRGEIFALLGPNGAGKTTLIGAVCGLVRPTSGTITAFGYDMASDWRVARRRIGLVPQELSTDMFEQVQHAVAYSRGLFGRSPDKAKIDEILQSLSLYEKRSAQIRELSGGMKRRVLIAKALAHEPELLFLDEPTAGVDVELRKGMWDQIAALREQGVTIILTTHYIEEAEEMADRVGIIRGGRILMVEDKETIMERLGTTEAVIALAEPLGALPDAIRAFPVEVRAEGRELVYRGGDGKGRGRAEIADLTKALVAAGIDYVGIDIHDSSLEDIFVSLVAEGQGA
- the queA gene encoding tRNA preQ1(34) S-adenosylmethionine ribosyltransferase-isomerase QueA; translation: MRVDLFDFDLPQDLIALRPVRPRDAARMLLVRGTDPAAPMEDKGVLDLPDLLEPGDVLVFNDTRVIPAQLEGRRRDGEAKIGATLHKRIDLRRWQAFLKNAKRVKEGDALVFGGGVTAIAEARHGDDSVTLFFEGEEPVEVLLDRAGTMPLPPYIASKRAIDEADREDYQTMFAAKDGAVAAPTASLHFTQRLVDALDERGILRETLTLHVGAGTFLPVKAEDTDDHQMHAEFGVIRPDVAERLNAVRAAGKRIVAVGTTSLRLLESAARPDRTIAPFEGDTDIFITPGYTFNAVDGLMTNFHLPKSTLMMLVSALMTRERMMAAYAHAIEQRYRFYSYGDSSLLLPGG
- a CDS encoding peptidylprolyl isomerase, coding for MTTGEAAKEREEVAPAGPRLYEKVNYDMNEDRENIWLLDLSNGERVAIRLMPDWAPKHVERIKTLTRQGFYDGVIFHRVIDGFMAQGGDPTGTGQGGSDLPDLEAEFNAMPHVRGTVSMARANEENSANSQFFIVFYPRFSLDKRYTNFGRVIDNIAAVDAIQRGEPPQNPTRILQASIASDNVPPPAITAPPAMEQDITADMLSAPVQQ
- the coaD gene encoding pantetheine-phosphate adenylyltransferase — encoded protein: MSTRVGIYPGTFDPITKGHADIIRRGAKLVDRLIIGVTTNPSKNPMFETQERFAMVEREVAAMGLDNVEVVGFNALLVKFAQKQGASVIIRGLRAVADFEYEYQMAGMNQQLDEEIETVFLMADVSLQPIASKLVKEIALYGGDISRFVSAEVESEVLERVKRIGLKGDY
- a CDS encoding polyprenyl synthetase family protein — protein: MALVGMEGNLLADGLKRVQAEIDASFDALLPVPEDTRARLVEAMRYATIGGGKRVRPLLVASTAEMYGVSREAAIRVGTAIEAIHVYSLIHDDLPCMDDDELRHGKATVHRVYDEATAVLAGDALHALAFDILADPDTSSDPFVRSELIATLGHASGMNGMAGGQMMDMVADEEGVDYDLSAVTRLQQLKTGALLGASVEMGAILGRVPDSARAHLRAYSRDIGLAFQIADDLLDVTGDEEKAGKALRKDEVQGKQTFVTLMGVDKAREQARALVDQAISHLASHGSEADTLRALARFIVERDR